A single Hippocampus zosterae strain Florida chromosome 17, ASM2543408v3, whole genome shotgun sequence DNA region contains:
- the rrn3 gene encoding RNA polymerase I-specific transcription initiation factor RRN3, producing MEIEDRDFLNSPPLKTVRFGGSVVETLAKYKRGDLSDYELLKHQLADPEIKDAQIITWLQEFRNCVAQLTKDHEQLIYTILRVPWVGRSQAVVEEYMAFLSNLVSAQTVFLCACLKMIVAHFTPKKVAICEGGVEISDSEDDDENLPRNFNQCHQALQLITRYVPSTSHFLVPILQDSFPFVQKSSRTLECYVHNLLTVTSYLPTIQRDVLEIIVGQMLKLDVSASRSDIEEAEENLSQSQQAGNCTEEALFDMDEDLPTGQPPSLGVMAHPVAERLDSLMTMLLAYIKDLCHVNGALHTDRTKELYRDLLDVFDKLILPTHASCHIQYMLFYLCSFRLALAEAFLEHLWKILQSPSQPAVLRQAAAGYMGSFLARAKFIPVLTVRACLDLLISWIHRYIDGQDSKGGQACCDISLHGPFYTACQAIFYTLIFRHGAILAGNMKKGLEYLQSLNLERVVMCQMNPLKVCLPAVTNMFAAITRKYQVVFCYTIIERNSRYMLPVVHSSAGGDSVTTNTNPLDSFFPFDPYLLKRSGKFIEPLYQAWEEPADSELIANKTVHQGSKEDDFDFLCGETPQGDGIVGMTPNSLDSNPSIGSPTVSFQRHC from the exons ATGGAGATAGAAGATCGAGATTTTCTGAACTCCCCGCCTTTGAAAACGGTCAGATTTGGCGGTAGTGTTGTGGAAACTTTAGCCAAGTATAAACGG GGAGACTTGAGTGACTATGAACTACTGAAGCATCAGCTGGCGGACCCTGAGATTAAG GACGCACAGATTATTACATGGCTACAAGAATTTCGGAATTGTGTCGCTCAGCTCACCAAAGACCATGAACAACTCATCTATACTATCTTA AGGGTTCCCTGGGTGGGTCGGAGCCAAGCAGTGGTGGAGGAGTACATGGCTTTCCTCAGTAATCTGGTGTCGGCACAGACGGTCTTCCTATGTGCatgtctcaaaatgatcgtcGCCCACTTTACACCCA aaaaagtTGCGATCTGTGAAGGAGGAGTCGAGATCTCAGATTCAGAAGATGACGATGAAA ATCTCCCCAGAAATTTCAACCAGTGCCATCAGGCTTTGCAGCTCATCACCAGATATGTCCCATC AACGAGTCACTTTTTGGTGCCTATTTTGCAAGACAGCTTTCCTTTCGTTCAAAAGTCCTCCAGAACTCTG GAATGTTACGTCCACAACCTTCTGACTGTGACTTCGTACCTACCAACCATTCAACGAGACGTGCTCGAGATCATTGTTGGACAGATGCTTAAACTGGAT GTAAGTGCATCCCGCTCAGATATTGAAGAGGCCGAAGAGAACTTGTCACAAAGCCAGCAGGCAGGCAACTGTACTGAAGAGGCCCTCTTTGACATG gatgAGGACCTGCCGACAGGTCAGCCCCCCAGTTTGGGAGTCATGGCACACCCGGTGGCCGAGAGGCTCGATTCGCTCATGACCATGTTGTTGGCGTACATCAAGGACCTCTGCCATGTCAACG GTGCTCTGCATACAGACAGAACCAAGGAACTGTACCGGGACTTGTTGGATGTGTTTGACAAGCTCATCTTACCCACACATGCCTCGTGTCACATCCAGTACATGCTCTTTTACCTCTGCAGCTTCAGACTG GCCCTAGCTGAGGCTTTCCTGGAGCACTTGTGGAAGATTCTGCAGAGTCCATCACAGCCTGCTGTCCTCCGCCAGGCTGCAGCGGGGTACATGGGAAGCTTCCTTGCCAGAGCCAAGTTCATTCCTGTGCT CACGGTGCGAGCGTGTTTGGATCTGCTCATCTCGTGGATTCACCGCTATATTGATGGCCAGGACAGTAAAGGTGGGCAGGCCTGCTGCGACATCAGCCTGCACGGACCATTCTACACTGCCTGCCAGGCTATCTTTTACACATTGATTTTCAGACATGGAGCCATTCTGGCGGGCAACATGAAGAAAG GCTTGGAGTACCTGCAAAGTTTGAACCTGGAGAGGGTGGTCATGTGTCAAATGAACCCGCTTAAAGTGTGTCTCCCTGCGGTCACAAACATGTTTGCAGCCATCACCAG GAAATATCAGGTGGTGTTCTGCTACACCATTATCGAGAGAAACAGCCGCTACATGCTGCCCGTGGTGCACAGCTCAGCTGGAGGCGACAGCGTGACCACGAACACCAACCCCCTGGACAGCTTCTTTCCCTTTGACCCCTACCTGCTGAAAAG GTCTGGGAAGTTCATTGAGCCCCTCTATCAGGCATGGGAGGAGCCAGCAGACTCGGAGCTGATCGCCAATAAAACAGTCCACCAG GGCTCGAAAGAGGATGACttcgacttcctgtgtggagagaCGCCCCAGGGTGATGGCATTGTCGGAATGACACCCAACTCCTTGGACTCAAACCCCAGTATCGGCTCACCCACCGTCTCTTTCCAGAGACATTGCTAG
- the LOC127590243 gene encoding uncharacterized protein K02A2.6-like, whose amino-acid sequence MAAARIQRWAIILSAYDYHITYRRSEEHGNADGLSRIPLPETIDDGTKTITASLNALICEHLEEAPLSAKQTSKATRKDTELSLLHRYIQLGWPTEIPENFRVFHRKKDELSVEQGCVLWGTRVVVPEKMRRVVLKEIHDEHPGIVKKTIARQYVWWPNIDMDVEKVCKRCETCQLEQCMPRHVPLHPWEFPGGVWRRIHMDFAGPFMSHMFMIVVDAYSKWLEVFKMSQITSAATITRLKRLFAAQGVPEQIVTDNATTFMSDEFQLFMKRNGILHTTGAPKHPATNGLAERCIATFKAGMKKLAKEILSVEDKISHFLLRYRTTPNGTTGESPADLT is encoded by the coding sequence ATGGCAGCAGCACGCATACAGAGATGGGCAATCATATTGTCTGCTTATGATTATCACATTACCTACAGGCGATCGGAGGAGCACGGTAATGCAGATGGACTATCCCGTATCCCCCTGCCTGAGACAATAGACGATGGTACAAAGACAATAACTGCTTCTCTCAACGCACTGATTTGTGAGCACCTGGAGGAGGCGCCATTAAgtgcaaaacaaacatcaaaggCTACACGCAAAGACACTGAGCTCTCACTACTACACAGATACATCCAGTTAGGGTGGCCAACTGAAATTCCCGAAAATTTCAGGGTATTTCACAGAAAGAAAGATGAACTTTCTGTAGAACAGGGATGTGTTCTGTGGGGAACAAGAGTAGTGGTgccagagaaaatgagaagaGTAGTGTTAAAAGAGATCCACGATGAACACCCTGGTATCGTAAAAAAGACAATTGCACGACAATATGTCTGGTGGCCAAATATTGACATGGACGTCGAGAAGGTCTGCAAGCGGTGTGAGACGTGCCAGCTAGAACAATGCATGCCACGCCATGTTCCACTGCACCCATGGGAGTTTCCTGGAGGGGTATGGAGAAGGATTCACATGGATTTTGCAGGTCCATTTATGAGTCACATGTTTATGATAGTGGTTGATGCGTACTCCAAGTGGCTAGAGGTCTTCAAAATGTCACAGATAACCTCAGCAGCCACCATCACAAGGCTTAAAAGACTGTTTGCAGCACAAGGAGTACCCGAACAAATCGTCACTGACAACGCCACAACCTTCATGTCGGATGAGTTCCAACTCTTTATGAAAAGGAACGGAATCTTGCACACTACTGGAGCACCGAAGCATCCTGCTACAAATGGACTCGCTGAGAGATGCATCGCAACCTTCAAGGCGGGCATGAAGAAGCTTGCAAAAGAGATCCTGAGTGTTGAGGATAAGATTTCACACTTCTTACTGCGTTATCGCACAACACCAAATGGTACAACTGGAGAGTCACCAGCAGACTTGACTTAA
- the si:dkeyp-72e1.6 gene encoding transmembrane protein 238-like gives MEPAYRGLGRCVCCFWLAVAFDVVGLLVLLIGVFVNVFFYDLLIYAGAIVIFLSLVWWVFWYSGNIEVLSAELEDDVGLTKKDKAGLSGIGGAVRRLSNRVSSGIRSSLRRNGSAGRRGGARTPVAYPTATSHSEQVVVAMATLTPNEPTLRTSVSSAGCYDAEMPSTATETSPT, from the coding sequence ATGGAACCAGCGTACCGCGGTCTGGGTCgctgtgtttgttgtttctggCTGGCTGTGGCCTTTGACGTAGTAGGACTGCTCGTCCTTCTCATCGGCgtgtttgtgaatgtttttttctacGACCTGCTCATCTACGCCGGCGCCATCGTCATCTTCCTCAGTCTCGTGTGGTGGGTGTTTTGGTACTCCGGCAATATCGAGGTGCTCTCTGCGGAACTGGAGGATGACGTGGGCCTAACAAAGAAGGACAAGGCCGGTCTGAGCGGCATCGGCGGGGCGGTCCGGCGGCTGTCCAACCGCGTGTCCAGCGGCATCAGAAGTTCGTTGCGCAGGAACGGCAGCGCTGGCCGGAGGGGAGGCGCGCGGACTCCGGTTGCATATCCGACTGCGACCTCGCACTCGGAGCAGGTGgtcgttgccatggcaaccttgACGCCAAATGAGCCAACTTTACGGACTTCTGTCTCTTCCGCGGGGTGCTATGATGCGGAGATGCCTTCCACAGCAACAGAGACCTCACCTACGTAA